The following are encoded together in the Gouania willdenowi chromosome 14, fGouWil2.1, whole genome shotgun sequence genome:
- the LOC114475318 gene encoding putative monooxygenase p33MONOX isoform X1, with the protein MSGSGELPAIEGSGMKLPVGMTRRALSYDDNLEAPMSTPPHDISINLLWKRPLIPERRHTQEEQSVSQHSRPSGQESSASFRAPPIVKAKASSIIMNSLITRQTQDSMYTFEQRAGLTDSSYTPHKGLTAEETQLHHRLPHNLQKMQVQSSEVREEHQSGSAQSTPTNTPHSSPKQQRRAWLSSQSSDLSVEPGGGSIEKWSLFGPRPLVHKTSSEPSTTVLPAGFALQTYRGAHKPTPTELMKSQGSRPYDDSAPQIVAPPTMDIPALDGRRPAARPHKLKHRDMNVLTPSGF; encoded by the exons CGATCGAGGGCTCAGGGATGAAGCTTCCTGTAGGAATGACCCGTCGAGCTTTGAGCTACGATGATAACCTGGAAGCTCCAATGTCGACGCCCCCTCATGACATCAGCATCAACTTGCTGTGGAAACGCCCCCTCATACCTGAGAGGagacacacacag GAGGAGCAGAGCGTCTCTCAGCACAGTCGACCTTCAGGTCAGGAAAGCTCTGCCTCCTTCAGAGCTCCGCCCATAGTGAAGGCCAAGGCCTCGTCCATCATCATGAATTCCCTCATCACCA GACAAACTCAGGACAGCATGTACACCTTTGAGCAGAGGGCGGGGCTTACCGACTCAAGCTACACACCACACAAAGGACTCACAGCAGAGGAGACACAACTACACCATCGCCTCCCTCACAACCTGcag aagatGCAGGTCCAGAGTTCTGAGGTGAGAGAGGAACATCAAAGCGGTTCTGCTCAGTCCACTCCCACTAACACTCCTCACAGCTCTCCTAAACAGCAGCGCAG GGCCTGGTTGAGCAGTCAGAGTTCTGATCTCAGTGTAGAACCAGGAGGAGGATCCATAGAGAAATGGAGCTTGTTTGGTCCTCGTCCACTCGTCCACAAGACCTCCTCAGAACCCAGCACCACAG TTCTCCCAGCAGGCTTTGCGCTGCAGACGTACCGCGGCGCTCACAAACCCACTCCGACGGAGCTGATGAAGTCTCAGGGCTCACGGCCATACGATGACTCCGCCCCTCAGATAGTGGCGCCACCCACCATGGACATCCCAGCCCTGGATGGGCGTCGTCCTGCAGCGCGGCCTCACAAACTCAAACACCGAGACATGAACGTGTTGACGCCGTCTGGCTTCTGA
- the LOC114475318 gene encoding putative monooxygenase p33MONOX isoform X2: protein MKLPVGMTRRALSYDDNLEAPMSTPPHDISINLLWKRPLIPERRHTQEEQSVSQHSRPSGQESSASFRAPPIVKAKASSIIMNSLITRQTQDSMYTFEQRAGLTDSSYTPHKGLTAEETQLHHRLPHNLQKMQVQSSEVREEHQSGSAQSTPTNTPHSSPKQQRRAWLSSQSSDLSVEPGGGSIEKWSLFGPRPLVHKTSSEPSTTVLPAGFALQTYRGAHKPTPTELMKSQGSRPYDDSAPQIVAPPTMDIPALDGRRPAARPHKLKHRDMNVLTPSGF, encoded by the exons ATGAAGCTTCCTGTAGGAATGACCCGTCGAGCTTTGAGCTACGATGATAACCTGGAAGCTCCAATGTCGACGCCCCCTCATGACATCAGCATCAACTTGCTGTGGAAACGCCCCCTCATACCTGAGAGGagacacacacag GAGGAGCAGAGCGTCTCTCAGCACAGTCGACCTTCAGGTCAGGAAAGCTCTGCCTCCTTCAGAGCTCCGCCCATAGTGAAGGCCAAGGCCTCGTCCATCATCATGAATTCCCTCATCACCA GACAAACTCAGGACAGCATGTACACCTTTGAGCAGAGGGCGGGGCTTACCGACTCAAGCTACACACCACACAAAGGACTCACAGCAGAGGAGACACAACTACACCATCGCCTCCCTCACAACCTGcag aagatGCAGGTCCAGAGTTCTGAGGTGAGAGAGGAACATCAAAGCGGTTCTGCTCAGTCCACTCCCACTAACACTCCTCACAGCTCTCCTAAACAGCAGCGCAG GGCCTGGTTGAGCAGTCAGAGTTCTGATCTCAGTGTAGAACCAGGAGGAGGATCCATAGAGAAATGGAGCTTGTTTGGTCCTCGTCCACTCGTCCACAAGACCTCCTCAGAACCCAGCACCACAG TTCTCCCAGCAGGCTTTGCGCTGCAGACGTACCGCGGCGCTCACAAACCCACTCCGACGGAGCTGATGAAGTCTCAGGGCTCACGGCCATACGATGACTCCGCCCCTCAGATAGTGGCGCCACCCACCATGGACATCCCAGCCCTGGATGGGCGTCGTCCTGCAGCGCGGCCTCACAAACTCAAACACCGAGACATGAACGTGTTGACGCCGTCTGGCTTCTGA
- the LOC114475317 gene encoding rho GTPase-activating protein 24-like isoform X1, whose translation MGLSCFKSWKHDRHKGNRDVLASPGSYLFLSNSAGQGDSWLQSLNKDLWIPFTGVFGQRLEETVLYEQRYGVRLIPVLVEQCVNFIRERGLQEVGLFHQPGCPSVVTELQEAFDSGERPSFNSSLDVHTVASLLMLYLSQLPEPLVPHTHFRDFLLCGDTLSRDRTRGLIRLRNLLHELPLVNFNLLSFICQFLSDVHRNHSNVDHLVSEFRPNVLRPHGIMGSPRPLQSFCPIRAKSDDLLHLLMEQLIIEHQQLFHTEPELRPLGQSRGSSEEQSTPSQYDNLWEQEEEEKLYSWSSCEQLPLDDLRPPASPASGSAHSAPSSGSSDVFLPSSHTDDPGLTE comes from the exons atgggactgagctgcttCAAGTCCTGGAAACATGACAGACATAAAG ggaaCAGAGACGTGCTGGCCAGTCCTGGTTCCTACCTGTTCCTCTCTAATTCTGCCGGCCAGGGCGACTCGTGGCTGCAGAGTCTCAACAAAGACCTGTGGATCCCTTTTACAG GGGTGTTTGGTCAGCGTCTGGAGGAAACTGTGTTGTACGAGCAGCGTTATGGGGTGCGTTTGATTCCCGTTTTGGTGGAACAGTGTGTGAACTTCATCCGGGAACGTGGCCTTCAGGAGGTGGGTTTGTTTCATCAGCCAGGATGTCCCAGTGTGGTGACGGAGCTACAGGAGGCGTTTGATTCTGGAGAAAGACCGTCCTTCAacag TTCGTTGGACGTCCACACGGTGGCGTCTCTGCTGATGCTGTACCTGTCTCAGCTCCCTGAGCCACTGgttcctcacacacacttcaGGGATTTCCTGCTGTGTGGGGACACACTGAGCAGGGACAGAACCAGG GGTTTAATTCGGCTGAGGAATCTTCTTCACGAGTTACCATTGGTCAACTTCAACCTTCTGAGCTTCATTTGCCA GTTCCTCAGTGATGTTCACAGGAACCACTCCAACGTTGATCATCTGGTCTCTGAGTTCAGACCAAACGTCCTGAGGCCGCATGGCATTATGGGAAGTCCCCGCCCCCTGCAGAGcttctgtccaatcagagcaaAGAGTGATGATCTGCTCCACCTCCTGATGGAGCAGCTTATCATCGAGCACCAGCAGCTGTTCCACACAGAACCGGAGCTCCGCCCCctgggtcagag CAGGGGCAGCAGTGAGGAGCAGAGCACGCCTTCACAGTACGATAACCTGtgggagcaggaggaggaggagaagctcTACTCCTGGTCCTCCTGTGAGCAGCTGCCTCTGGATGACCTTCGACCCCCGGCCTCCCCAGCCTCAGGCTCCGCCCATAGCGCTCCGAGCAGTGGCAGCTCCGACGTCTTCCTGCCGTCCAGTCACACGGATGATCCTGGACTCACTGAGTAG
- the LOC114475317 gene encoding rho GTPase-activating protein 24-like isoform X2: MGLSCFKSWKHDRHKGNRDVLASPGSYLFLSNSAGQGDSWLQSLNKDLWIPFTGVFGQRLEETVLYEQRYGVRLIPVLVEQCVNFIRERGLQEVGLFHQPGCPSVVTELQEAFDSGERPSFNSSLDVHTVASLLMLYLSQLPEPLVPHTHFRDFLLCGDTLSRDRTRGLIRLRNLLHELPLVNFNLLSFICQFLSDVHRNHSNVDHLVSEFRPNVLRPHGIMGSPRPLQSFCPIRAKSDDLLHLLMEQLIIEHQQLFHTEPELRPLGQRGSSEEQSTPSQYDNLWEQEEEEKLYSWSSCEQLPLDDLRPPASPASGSAHSAPSSGSSDVFLPSSHTDDPGLTE; this comes from the exons atgggactgagctgcttCAAGTCCTGGAAACATGACAGACATAAAG ggaaCAGAGACGTGCTGGCCAGTCCTGGTTCCTACCTGTTCCTCTCTAATTCTGCCGGCCAGGGCGACTCGTGGCTGCAGAGTCTCAACAAAGACCTGTGGATCCCTTTTACAG GGGTGTTTGGTCAGCGTCTGGAGGAAACTGTGTTGTACGAGCAGCGTTATGGGGTGCGTTTGATTCCCGTTTTGGTGGAACAGTGTGTGAACTTCATCCGGGAACGTGGCCTTCAGGAGGTGGGTTTGTTTCATCAGCCAGGATGTCCCAGTGTGGTGACGGAGCTACAGGAGGCGTTTGATTCTGGAGAAAGACCGTCCTTCAacag TTCGTTGGACGTCCACACGGTGGCGTCTCTGCTGATGCTGTACCTGTCTCAGCTCCCTGAGCCACTGgttcctcacacacacttcaGGGATTTCCTGCTGTGTGGGGACACACTGAGCAGGGACAGAACCAGG GGTTTAATTCGGCTGAGGAATCTTCTTCACGAGTTACCATTGGTCAACTTCAACCTTCTGAGCTTCATTTGCCA GTTCCTCAGTGATGTTCACAGGAACCACTCCAACGTTGATCATCTGGTCTCTGAGTTCAGACCAAACGTCCTGAGGCCGCATGGCATTATGGGAAGTCCCCGCCCCCTGCAGAGcttctgtccaatcagagcaaAGAGTGATGATCTGCTCCACCTCCTGATGGAGCAGCTTATCATCGAGCACCAGCAGCTGTTCCACACAGAACCGGAGCTCCGCCCCctgggtcagag GGGCAGCAGTGAGGAGCAGAGCACGCCTTCACAGTACGATAACCTGtgggagcaggaggaggaggagaagctcTACTCCTGGTCCTCCTGTGAGCAGCTGCCTCTGGATGACCTTCGACCCCCGGCCTCCCCAGCCTCAGGCTCCGCCCATAGCGCTCCGAGCAGTGGCAGCTCCGACGTCTTCCTGCCGTCCAGTCACACGGATGATCCTGGACTCACTGAGTAG